A single genomic interval of Hevea brasiliensis isolate MT/VB/25A 57/8 chromosome 4, ASM3005281v1, whole genome shotgun sequence harbors:
- the LOC110639872 gene encoding receptor-like protein kinase produces the protein MILVFNHFLVLSCCFLFVYTAFCLSSDGFTLLSLSRHWTSVPSSIISDWNASDPTPCSWLGVECDNTTHRVVAVNLTGFEISGKLGPEVGQLSFLQTIDLSNNGFFGEVPSQLGNSTLLDSLDLSVNGFTGEIPENFKQLLEYVFLNQINFSGSISGHISNLSNVIELRLYVNQLSGVIPESIGNCSKLEGLYLHDNQLVGSLPKSLTNLESLVYLYVSNNSIEGRIPLGFGNLKNLSILVLSFNDYIGGLPPDLGNCSSLTKLAIAYSNLTGSIPFSFSLLHKLNYFFLSGNRLSGPIPKPIGNCSRLEYLNLDGNQLLSLGNNSLEGSIPLGFGNLKNLSVLYLYHCGFTGGLPEDLSNCSSLTRISIAKNNLTGNIPSSYGLLKKLSILELTENQLYGTIPSSLFALPSLKYLLLSGNRFIGLLNQFQSDPKFLNLSLPDLARNKLAGEFPSWVCELELLRFLDFSRNNLKGALPQCLGNFSSNLSWLHLSGNNFQGPIPTSFSVECSLKFMSFNGNAMNGNIPQSIVNCGNLELVDLGNNMIEDAFPKFSERVFQ, from the exons ATGATTCTTGTTTTCAATCATTTCTTGGTGTTGAGTTGCTGCTTTCTGTTTGTATACACTGCCTTTTGTTTGAGCTCTGATGGGTTCACTCTGTTATCTCTCTCTCGCCATTGGACCTCTGTGCCTTCTTCCATAATTTCAGACTGGAATGCTTCAGACCCAACTCCATGTTCATGGTTAGGCGTTGAATGTGACAATACTACCCACAGAGTAGTTGCTGTGAACCTCACTGGTTTCGAAATTTCTGGCAAACTGGGACCAGAAGTTGGGCAGTTAAGTTTCTTGCAAACCATCGACTTGAGCAATAATGGTTTCTTTGGTGAGGTACCATCACAGTTGGGCAACTCTACTCTGCTTGACTCCCTGGATTTGTCTGTCAATGGCTTTACTGGAGAAATACCTGAAAACTTCAAGCAGCT TTTAGAATATGTGTTTTTGAACCAAATCAATTTCAGTGGTTCAATTTCTGGGCACATCAGTAACTTGAGCAACGTTATAGAACTGAGGCTATATGTTAATCAGTTATCTGGTGTCATTCCCGAGTCCATAGGCAATTGCAGCAAATTGGAAGGCCTTTATTTGCATGACAACCAGCTGGTTGGTTCTCTGCCCAAAAGTCTAACCAATCTTGAAAGCCTTGTTTATTTATATGTTAGTAATAACAGTATTGAGGGAAGGATCCCCTTAGGCTTTGGCAATCTCAAGAATTTAAGTATCCTAGTTTTGTCATTCAATGACTATATTGGGGGCCTTCCACCAGATTTGGGCAACTGTAGTAGCTTAACAAAACTTGCCATTGCGTACAGCAACCTAACAGGTTCTATCCCATTTTCCTTTAGCCTACTGCATAAGCTTAATTACTTTTTCCTTTCCGGGAATCGTCTATCTGGACCCATTCCCAAACCAATTGGGAATTGCAGTAGACTCGAGTATCTTAATTTAGATGGTAATCAGCTG TTATCTCTTGGAAATAATAGTCTTGAGGGTAGCATTCCTTTAGGCTTTGGCAATCTGAAGAATTTGAGTGTTCTATATTTGTATCACTGTGGTTTTACTGGTGGTCTACCTGAAGATTTAAGCAACTGTAGTAGCCTAACAAGGATTTCGATTGCAAAAAACAACTTAACAGGCAATATCCCATCCTCCTATGGCCTCCTAAAAAAGCTTTCAATTCTTGAACTCACTGAAAATCAATTATATGGAACGATACCATCCTCCCTGTTTGCTTTGCCTTCATTGAAATATTTGTTACTTTCAGGGAACCGATTCATCGGTCTTCTAAACCAATTCCAGTCAGATCCTAAATTTTTAAATCTCAGCCTTCCTGATTTAGCAAGAAATAAATTGGCAGGGGAGTTCCCTTCATGGGTATGCGAGCTAGAATTGCtacggtttctcgatttttctcgTAATAATTTAAAGGGAGCCCTTCCTCAATGTTTGGGAAACTTCAGTAGCAATCTGTCATGGTTGCACCTAAGTGGGAACAATTTTCAAGGTCCTATCCCTACAAGTTTTTCAGTGGAATGTAGCTTAAAGTTTATGAGTTTCAACGGCAATGCAATGAACGGAAACATACCACAATCCATAGTCAACTGTGGAAATTTGGAATTGGTAGACCTTGGAAACAACATGATAGAGGACGCTTTCCCCAAATTTTCCGAGCGAGTATTTCAATAG